Proteins from a single region of Chloroflexota bacterium:
- a CDS encoding TenA family protein: protein MSERFTDELWREAAPVWQAIQTHPFLAELQAGVLPLETFQYYVTQDYHYLEGFGRAVATALAKAPSAELLARIARRVMTPIERPLHERLFAMAGVTHEQAAAAPISPTNLAYQNHMLATAARGNLGEIAAALLPCPWTYHALGDVVVGVDHPVYGEWARFYSEGLLADSCRSWRELVDDEVAEGGPRTRAAMRRVFHQSMRYEWMFWDMAYRRETWPI, encoded by the coding sequence GTGAGCGAGCGATTCACCGACGAGTTGTGGCGCGAGGCGGCGCCGGTCTGGCAGGCGATCCAGACCCATCCGTTTCTCGCGGAGCTGCAGGCCGGTGTCCTACCATTGGAGACGTTTCAGTACTACGTCACCCAGGACTATCACTACCTGGAGGGCTTCGGCCGGGCGGTCGCCACGGCGCTGGCCAAGGCCCCGAGCGCCGAGCTCCTGGCGCGCATCGCCCGTCGCGTGATGACCCCCATCGAGCGACCGCTCCACGAGCGGCTGTTCGCGATGGCCGGTGTCACCCACGAGCAGGCTGCCGCCGCGCCGATCTCGCCCACTAACCTGGCCTATCAAAATCATATGCTGGCGACGGCAGCGCGCGGAAACCTCGGGGAGATCGCGGCGGCGCTGCTGCCCTGCCCGTGGACCTATCACGCCCTCGGGGATGTCGTGGTTGGTGTCGATCACCCGGTGTACGGCGAGTGGGCGCGGTTCTACTCCGAGGGCCTGCTGGCCGACAGCTGCCGCTCCTGGCGCGAGCTGGTGGACGACGAGGTTGCCGAGGGCGGACCGCGCACCCGCGCGGCGATGCGGCGGGTGTTCCACCAGAGCATGCGCTACGAGTGGATGTTCTGGGACATGGCGTATCGTCGCGAGACCTGGCCGATCTGA